From Sphingopyxis sp. USTB-05, the proteins below share one genomic window:
- a CDS encoding membrane protein, with the protein MLNIGSLVIGAIALVLAVFAFIPLLGWANWVIVPFAVVGLALGAMSDKTSGRNLNIVVIVIGVIRLMLGGGII; encoded by the coding sequence ATGCTCAATATCGGATCGCTCGTCATCGGCGCTATCGCCTTGGTTTTGGCCGTTTTTGCGTTCATCCCGCTGCTTGGGTGGGCAAATTGGGTGATCGTGCCTTTTGCGGTTGTCGGCTTGGCGCTCGGCGCGATGTCGGACAAGACAAGCGGGCGAAACCTCAATATCGTCGTCATCGTCATCGGGGTCATTCGCCTGATGCTCGGCGGCGGCATCATCTGA
- a CDS encoding type II 3-dehydroquinate dehydratase, whose translation MPDLQTVYVLSGPNLNLLGTREPEIYGHDTLNDIHARLEAQAADLGLRVECRQTNHEGVLIDWLHEAYVSGAKAVLLNAGGYTHTSIAIHDAIKSIRVPVIEVHLSDPMKREEFRHLSYVGMAAAAHFAGHGANSYTLALDAAARL comes from the coding sequence TTGCCCGATCTGCAAACCGTTTATGTCCTCAGCGGCCCGAACCTTAACCTGCTCGGCACGCGCGAGCCGGAAATCTATGGCCACGATACGCTCAATGACATCCACGCCCGGCTCGAAGCGCAGGCGGCCGATCTTGGCTTGCGCGTCGAATGTCGCCAAACGAACCATGAGGGCGTGCTGATCGACTGGCTGCACGAAGCATATGTTTCGGGGGCCAAGGCCGTATTGCTCAACGCTGGCGGCTATACGCACACCTCGATCGCGATCCACGACGCGATCAAGTCGATCAGGGTGCCGGTGATCGAGGTCCATCTGTCGGACCCGATGAAGCGTGAAGAATTCCGGCATTTAAGCTATGTAGGTATGGCGGCCGCGGCGCATTTTGCGGGACATGGCGCGAACAGCTATACGCTGGCGCTGGACGCCGCCGCCCGTCTCTGA
- a CDS encoding CsbD family protein, giving the protein MGELTEKAKGLANEAAGNVKQAAGKATDNERLRAEGEAQERKGEAQNLKGKVQGALGDKI; this is encoded by the coding sequence GTGGGTGAACTGACCGAAAAGGCAAAAGGCCTTGCAAATGAAGCTGCCGGCAATGTGAAGCAGGCGGCCGGCAAGGCGACCGATAACGAACGTCTTCGCGCCGAAGGCGAAGCGCAGGAGCGCAAGGGCGAAGCCCAGAATCTGAAGGGCAAGGTCCAAGGCGCGCTAGGCGACAAGATCTGA
- a CDS encoding GNAT family N-acetyltransferase: MLNGPLLVTERLILRPPATEDFDDFAEMCTEEETMRFIGGTSPRSAAWRQWCTLAGAWHIRGFSMFSVIERATGEWVGRLGPWEPDGWPAPEVGYGVRAKFAGKGYAFEGSVAACDFAVEFLKWPELMHSIDPSNTRSQALAKRLGATNSGPTRLPAPFEDAPVDAWTQSADAWRVKRKEFLP, translated from the coding sequence ATGTTGAACGGCCCCCTGCTCGTCACCGAGCGGCTGATCCTGCGTCCGCCAGCGACCGAGGATTTCGACGACTTCGCCGAAATGTGCACCGAGGAAGAAACGATGCGCTTCATCGGCGGCACCAGCCCGCGCTCGGCCGCATGGCGCCAATGGTGCACACTCGCGGGCGCGTGGCATATTCGTGGCTTTTCCATGTTTTCGGTCATCGAGCGCGCGACCGGCGAATGGGTCGGACGGCTCGGCCCGTGGGAGCCTGACGGCTGGCCTGCCCCCGAGGTCGGTTATGGCGTGCGCGCGAAATTCGCCGGCAAGGGCTATGCCTTCGAAGGCAGCGTGGCCGCCTGCGATTTCGCGGTCGAGTTTCTGAAATGGCCCGAGTTGATGCACAGCATCGACCCCTCCAACACCCGATCGCAGGCGTTGGCGAAGCGCCTCGGCGCGACGAACAGCGGCCCGACCCGCCTCCCCGCGCCGTTCGAGGACGCGCCCGTCGATGCCTGGACGCAAAGCGCCGACGCATGGCGCGTGAAGCGCAAGGAATTCCTGCCGTGA
- a CDS encoding bifunctional sulfur carrier protein/thiazole synthase protein: MSADQWSVAGRTFTSRLIVGTGKYRDFEQNAAAVEASGAEIVTVAVRRVNVSDPSAPMLTDYIDPKKITYLPNTAGCFNADDAIRTLRLAREAGGWDLVKLEVLGEAKTLYPNMRETLEATEVLAKEGFLPMVYCVDDPIAAKQLEDAGAVAIMPLGAPIGSGLGIQNRVTIRLIVEGASVPVLVDAGVGTASDAAVAMELGCDGVLMNTAIAEAKDPVRMARAMKLAVEAGRDAYLAGRMGLRKYADPSSPLAGLI; the protein is encoded by the coding sequence TTGTCAGCGGATCAGTGGAGTGTCGCCGGCCGGACGTTCACGTCGCGGCTGATCGTGGGCACGGGCAAATATAGGGATTTCGAACAGAATGCCGCGGCGGTCGAAGCGTCGGGGGCGGAAATCGTCACCGTGGCGGTGCGCCGCGTCAATGTGTCGGACCCGTCCGCGCCGATGCTGACGGACTATATCGACCCGAAGAAGATCACCTATCTTCCCAACACTGCGGGCTGCTTCAACGCTGACGACGCGATCCGCACCTTGCGCCTCGCGCGCGAGGCGGGCGGCTGGGATCTGGTGAAGCTCGAAGTGCTCGGCGAAGCAAAGACGCTCTATCCGAACATGCGCGAGACGCTGGAGGCGACCGAAGTGCTCGCGAAAGAGGGCTTCCTGCCGATGGTCTATTGCGTCGACGATCCGATCGCCGCGAAGCAGCTCGAAGATGCGGGCGCGGTTGCGATCATGCCACTGGGCGCGCCGATCGGATCGGGACTAGGCATTCAGAACCGCGTCACGATCCGGCTGATCGTCGAGGGCGCTTCGGTGCCGGTGCTCGTCGATGCCGGCGTTGGCACGGCAAGCGATGCTGCGGTGGCGATGGAACTCGGCTGCGACGGGGTGCTGATGAACACGGCGATCGCCGAAGCGAAGGACCCCGTGCGCATGGCGCGGGCGATGAAACTGGCGGTCGAGGCGGGGCGCGATGCCTATCTGGCCGGGCGTATGGGCCTGCGCAAATATGCCGATCCGTCGAGCCCGCTGGCGGGGCTGATTTAG
- the pyrC gene encoding dihydroorotase: protein MTDRLTIRRPDDWHVHLRDGAMLQHVAPYTARQFARAIIMPNLSPPVTTAEEGRAYRDRIDAAVPAGVDFTPLIVAYLTDHSSADEMARGHEEGVFTAAKLYPAHATTGSAHGVTDIAKIMPVLERMADIGMPLLIHGEVTDHDVDIFDREAVFIERTLEPLVRALPGLKIVFEHITTAEAAQFVADAPANIAATVTPQHLHINRNAMLVGGIRPHAYCLPVAKREHHRLAVRKAATSGSPKFFLGTDSAPHAVHTKEASCGCAGIFNAPYALESYATAFDEDGALDNFEGFASEHGPRFYGLPLNEGTVTLERGETVVPDKIGDVVPFHAGETLGWKLA, encoded by the coding sequence ATGACCGACCGCCTGACGATCCGCCGCCCCGACGACTGGCACGTCCATCTGCGCGACGGCGCGATGCTGCAACATGTCGCACCCTATACCGCGCGTCAGTTCGCGCGCGCGATCATCATGCCGAACCTGTCGCCGCCGGTAACAACGGCCGAAGAAGGCCGGGCATACCGCGACCGCATCGACGCAGCGGTGCCCGCCGGGGTCGATTTCACCCCGCTGATCGTCGCCTATCTCACCGACCACAGCAGCGCCGACGAGATGGCGCGCGGCCATGAAGAGGGCGTGTTCACCGCCGCAAAGCTCTACCCCGCACACGCGACCACGGGCAGCGCGCATGGCGTTACCGATATCGCGAAGATCATGCCCGTGCTCGAACGGATGGCCGACATCGGCATGCCGCTTCTGATCCATGGCGAGGTCACCGACCATGACGTCGACATCTTTGACCGCGAGGCGGTGTTCATCGAACGCACGCTCGAACCGCTGGTCCGCGCCCTGCCCGGCCTCAAGATCGTCTTCGAACATATCACGACGGCCGAAGCCGCACAGTTCGTCGCCGACGCGCCTGCCAACATCGCCGCGACGGTCACGCCGCAGCATCTCCACATCAACCGCAATGCGATGCTCGTCGGCGGCATTCGCCCGCACGCCTATTGCCTGCCCGTCGCGAAGCGCGAGCACCACCGGCTCGCGGTGCGCAAGGCCGCGACCTCGGGTTCGCCCAAATTCTTCCTCGGCACCGATAGCGCACCGCATGCGGTGCATACCAAGGAAGCATCGTGCGGCTGTGCGGGCATCTTCAACGCACCCTATGCACTTGAAAGCTACGCGACTGCGTTCGACGAGGATGGCGCCCTCGACAATTTCGAAGGCTTCGCCAGCGAACATGGCCCACGCTTCTATGGCCTGCCGCTCAACGAGGGCACGGTCACACTCGAACGCGGCGAAACCGTCGTGCCCGACAAGATCGGCGATGTCGTCCCGTTCCACGCGGGTGAAACGCTAGGTTGGAAACTGGCCTGA
- a CDS encoding glycine zipper 2TM domain-containing protein yields the protein MRNFSKGLMGAFAAASVALTAPAYAGIAAPAKADGFHQLDQSSNFYRKKDRRYYARDERINRNTRVWRGDDGRYRCKKDNGTTGLLIGGAVGGLAGHEIAGGGDKLLGTIIGAGAGALIGREVDRDKYRCR from the coding sequence ATGCGTAATTTCTCGAAGGGTTTGATGGGCGCTTTTGCTGCCGCCAGCGTCGCCCTGACCGCGCCTGCCTATGCGGGTATCGCGGCTCCGGCGAAGGCCGATGGTTTCCATCAGCTCGACCAGTCGTCGAACTTCTATCGCAAGAAGGATCGCCGTTATTATGCCCGCGATGAGCGGATCAACCGCAATACCCGCGTGTGGCGCGGCGACGATGGCCGTTATCGCTGTAAAAAGGATAATGGCACCACCGGCCTGCTGATCGGCGGCGCGGTCGGCGGCCTTGCCGGCCACGAGATCGCAGGCGGCGGCGACAAGTTGCTCGGCACGATCATCGGTGCGGGTGCCGGCGCGCTGATCGGCCGCGAGGTCGACCGCGACAAATATCGCTGCCGCTAA
- a CDS encoding DUF1330 domain-containing protein: protein MSDRDIDPERAQFDAFKALPRDTVIHMLNLVRFKDKATYPGDHPLAGKTLTGAEAYRHYGADSGPVFQRVGGRVIWTGTMEAMVIGPDDEHWDAVFIAEYPNSGAFMEMVTDPVYREAVIHRQAAVETSRLIRCAPKASRSETVFG from the coding sequence GTGAGCGATCGTGACATCGACCCCGAACGCGCGCAATTCGACGCGTTCAAGGCGCTGCCGCGTGATACCGTGATCCACATGCTCAACCTCGTCCGCTTCAAGGACAAGGCGACCTATCCGGGCGATCACCCGCTCGCGGGCAAGACGCTGACCGGCGCCGAGGCCTATCGCCACTATGGCGCCGATAGCGGGCCGGTCTTCCAGCGCGTCGGCGGCCGCGTTATCTGGACCGGAACGATGGAAGCGATGGTCATCGGTCCCGATGACGAACATTGGGATGCGGTGTTCATCGCCGAATATCCGAACAGCGGCGCCTTCATGGAAATGGTCACCGACCCGGTTTACCGCGAAGCCGTCATCCATCGCCAGGCCGCGGTCGAAACCTCGCGCCTGATCCGCTGCGCGCCAAAAGCGTCTCGCTCCGAGACAGTTTTCGGCTAA
- the thiS gene encoding sulfur carrier protein ThiS has product MIAVILNGEPRQVREGSIADLVASLGLDVKKVAVERNREIVPRSTLADVALAEGDALEIVHFVGGG; this is encoded by the coding sequence GTGATCGCGGTCATTCTCAATGGCGAACCCCGGCAGGTGCGCGAAGGCAGCATCGCCGACCTCGTCGCGTCGCTTGGCCTCGACGTCAAGAAGGTCGCGGTCGAGCGTAACCGCGAGATCGTGCCGCGCTCGACGCTGGCCGACGTGGCGCTCGCAGAGGGCGACGCACTGGAAATCGTTCATTTCGTAGGAGGCGGTTGA
- the rarD gene encoding EamA family transporter RarD: MNQSAAPAGSNQGGLPYALAAYGIWGFVPLFFKLLSSVPPVEVLAQRIIWSLPLCFVIMLFRKQIGEYLVALKDWRTLRLLIASAVLIAVNWLVYIFSIFTDHVLAASLGYYLNPLVNVMLGMVFLGERLSRLQLVAVVIAGVGVAILLAGALDTLWISLTLAFSFGIYGLLRKIVPVGSLPGLAIETTVLLIPSLAVAAFYLWVGDGRGFGSDGSISLLLMAGGIVTAVPLLLFATAARRMSYAALGFVQYLAPTVQFLLGLFVFGEPLKPVQLACFLLIWVSIAVFSFDMWRKMRAERLIGIA; this comes from the coding sequence ATGAACCAGTCAGCGGCCCCCGCGGGGAGCAATCAGGGCGGCTTGCCCTATGCGCTTGCTGCGTATGGCATCTGGGGCTTCGTTCCGCTCTTCTTCAAACTGCTGAGCAGCGTACCACCCGTCGAGGTGCTGGCGCAGCGGATCATCTGGTCGCTGCCGCTCTGCTTCGTGATCATGCTGTTCCGCAAGCAGATCGGCGAATATCTGGTGGCGTTGAAGGACTGGCGGACGCTGCGGTTGCTGATCGCCAGCGCGGTGCTGATCGCGGTCAATTGGCTCGTCTATATCTTCTCGATCTTTACCGACCATGTGCTTGCGGCCAGCTTGGGATATTATCTGAACCCGCTCGTCAACGTGATGCTGGGAATGGTCTTCCTCGGCGAAAGGCTCTCGCGGTTGCAACTCGTGGCGGTCGTGATTGCGGGCGTCGGCGTCGCGATCCTGCTCGCGGGCGCTCTCGATACGCTATGGATCAGCCTGACGCTCGCCTTTTCCTTTGGCATTTACGGCCTGCTCCGCAAGATCGTGCCAGTGGGCTCGCTGCCGGGGTTGGCGATCGAGACGACGGTGCTGCTGATACCGTCGCTGGCGGTCGCGGCCTTTTACCTTTGGGTCGGCGACGGGCGCGGTTTCGGGTCGGACGGGTCGATCAGCCTGCTGCTGATGGCAGGCGGGATCGTGACGGCCGTCCCGTTGCTCTTATTCGCGACCGCCGCGCGGCGCATGAGCTACGCCGCGCTCGGCTTTGTCCAGTATCTCGCGCCGACGGTGCAGTTCCTGCTCGGGCTGTTCGTGTTCGGCGAGCCGCTGAAACCCGTCCAGCTGGCTTGCTTCCTGTTGATATGGGTCAGCATCGCGGTGTTCAGTTTCGACATGTGGCGCAAGATGCGCGCCGAGCGATTGATCGGGATCGCTTGA